The region CCGGGCGGGAGACCCTGCTCCTATTAGAAACAGTTGCGTTGCTCATAGCTCGGGGAAAGAAGAGCGGGCTTTTTGGAACTCCGTGCTCAGGCGGAGTGCATTGCTACTAAACCCATGGATACCAGGTAAGTAATAAGCGGAATTTCACGTTGCTTTTGGGCCTTCTTCTGTCTACTATAACGTACTCATATAGGTAGGGGTGCCTGTATGAGAAAGGGGTACACCCCCGTTTCAGGGGGGAATTCAAAAGGGGAGGTAATACGATGAAAGGGAAGACAGGCAGTGGATTGTTCCCGCCCGGCAAACGCGGCGGGGGCCCGAGGGCCGCACTGCTGGGCAGGTACCGGCTTCCGGTTCTTGGGCTGCTCATCGGGGTGCTTCTGGCTTTTTTCTTGCAGTCCTGCGGTGGATACAGCACCAACACCGTGGACAGCAAGTTTGTTCCGTCCGACATAACGCCCCAGACTCTCAACGAGTGGATTCAGGACGGCTTCGTGGACAACGAGGGATTTCCCGTGGTCATACTGGATGTCACGGGCAGCGGTACTTATAATGAAGGACACATCCCGGGCTCCCTCCTCGTAACCGAGGGCCATTCCGAGACCCGCTCCGACGGGGTCCTCGATGTCGTGACCATGGTCCTGGACGGCCCGAGCATGAACGCGCTGATTCAGCGACTCGGCATTACCTCGAAGTACACCACCATTGTGATTACGGGCTCGTCAATGTTCAGCATATCGAGGTTCTACTACGATTTCCGCTACTGGGGCTTTCCCCAGAGCAGGCTAAAGGTGTTCCGGGGGACCAGAGCCCTCTGGACGGATGCGGGCCTCGCCTTCACCACCGAGACCCCGCCGACGCCGACTCCTTCCTCCTTCAGCGTCGCCGACATTGATAAGGATACGGCGGTCAGGGCCTCTCTTCAGGAGATGATAAACGTCGCGGAGGGCAACGTCGCCGATACATTTATCTGGGACGTGAGAAGGCCCAGTGAGTATGACGGCACCGCCGGCTCGACCTCGGGGCCTGATCCTGCCGTGCCCGGCTTTGTGGCATTTGAGGGGCATATCAAGGGTGCCGTGAACCTGAATGTCCTGAACACCGACCCCGCTTCGGGCCCGGTCTTCCTGGAGCCCGGCTTCGGGAAATTCGTGGACAACGCCACCATGCTTGCGGGGCTGGGGACCATCGGGGTCACCGGGGACAAAACCACATACGTTTACTGACGCACGGCTGTCAGGGCAGCCGTGAGCTACCTGATTTTGGATGGTTTTCTTGGTCTTCCGGCAAAAGTGTATGACGGCTCCTGGATTGAATGGGGATACCTGGCGGACACGGCGGAGGACGGCGCGCTCCCGGCAGACTCCCCGTGGAGGACCGATATCTCGACCCTCTCCGAGCCCATCACGTATAACGTGGACAATGGGGAACCGGTGGAGTCTATCGCCGGGGATGTCGTCGACCCCTATGCCCCCCATGCCAATTTGATTAACGTACAGGACGAAAACTTCGGCGGTGGCGGCGGACCCGGCGGCGGATTCGAGACTCCGGGGTATTAATCCGCCATAACCAAAGGACTATAAAGGGAGAAGGAGTCGTTATGAATGTAATAAACAGAAAACTTCTTTTTTCGCTTCTCGCGCTGGCCTTCTTCGTGGGCGTGAGCGCGGAGACGGCCTCTGCCGCCGCCGTATTACGGGTGAGCGACCAGAGCTGGCTGGCCGTCACCTACGAGATGCAGCTTTACTTCCAGTACCGGGACCAGGGCACCGGCCCGGACAGAGGCGACGATACGACGGACATCTATTTCAGGAGAAACAGGCTCGGCTTCCGGGGCCAGGTGACCGACAAGTACGGGTTCGTGCTTCAGATAGAGCATCAGGGCGACAGGAGCATCGACGACATCCGGGTCCTGGACGACCCCATAGACAGGTTCACCGTGCTGGACGCCTTCCTGTACGCGAAGTTTTACAACGCCCTTCAGCTCCGGGTCGGCCTGACGAAGGACCCGCTGGTGAGGGAGCACAACGAGGGCTGTTTCTTCCCCCTGAGTATCGACCGGTCCCTCTTCGTCTACACCCCGCTGCGCAGGCGGTCCCGCGACTTCGGCCTGCTCCTCTGGGGGAACGTGTACGACAACAAGATACAGTACAAAGTCGCGGCGATGAAGGGCCTGAACAGGAGAGACGCCCCCGAGAGCAGCCTGCGCTACACGGCAAGGGTCCATCTCACCCTCCTGGACCCGGAAAACCTGCCCATCTACTTCGGAACGTACCTCGGGAAGAAGAAAGTGTTCACCGTCGGCGCGGGAGTCCAGTACCAGCCGGACGCGGTTTTCGGTAACGTAGCCGCGGGCACCTTTCCCAAAGACTACCTGGCGTGGACCTACGACATCTTCTTCGAATATCCCGTCAAGTCAGTGGGCACCTTCACCGCCTCGGCGGCCTTCCTGGACATAGACTTCGACGACGCGTACAAGGGCGGCGACCCCGATCCTTTCGCGGTGGGCATCGATGGCGAAAAGAACGGCTGGTACACCAAGGCCGGGTACATGCTGCCCGACAAGGTGGGACCGGGCCAGGTCCAGTTTTTCGGCCGTTATGAGGAGTGGAAGTTTGCACAGCTTCAGGGTATATTGGACCAGAAGATAGACTGGTACGCCGCCGGCCTGAACTACTATCTGAACGGGCAGAACCTGAGGGTCAGCTTCGAGTACTCTATGAACGACTTCGAGAAGGAGAACCCGGAGAACCAGGACTTCAACACATTCACCACGATGCTTCAGTTCCGGTTCTAAGCAAAAGGGGAACACAGAAGGGGGGCGTCACCGCCCCCCTTCTCTCCGACCCCGATGGGATGTGAAAAGGGATGAAGAGGAGCTTTGCGGGCGCACTGCTTTTCCTGCTCGTTCTTTCAGCGGGACAAGGCGGCTACGGAGAAAATGCGAAAGGAGCGCCCGACCTTGCCGTCTCCCCTTCGAAGCATGACTTCGGCGTCCTGGGTGTGCCCCTGGAGTCGAAGACCCGGGTTTTCACCATCTCCAACACGGGCGCCGCAGCCCTGGTCGTCTCCGGCATCGTCCTTTCGGACACCGCCAATTACTCCCTGGACATGAATACAGGCCCGGACCCGTGCGGGAGCGTAACGCCCAGAATTGCCCCCGGCGGGCACTGTACCTTCGCGGTCACTTTTTATCCCCAGTCCCAGGGAATACTGGATGCGAGCATCACCGTCCTGAGCAACGACCCCGACACCCCCCGCATGAGCGTCCCCCTGAAGGGTTTCGGCCTTCTCTGCTATTGTTAGTGCCGGCGTATCACTGATTCATGATCCATGTGAGGAGATACGGAGAATCCGTGGCTTCCGGAGACTTCTTACGTGCAGATAATGCCGAGGTGCATCTGTAGGACATCCGGGCTCCCCCCCAATTTTATTGACCATCCATGTCCCGCAGGTATGCCGGGTCGTAACCCGTGGATTATTCTGATATAATGGACGATGGCTCTCTCGCGTCGTCTTCTGGGGCCCGGGCTACTTGTCCTTTTGTCCCTTGTCCTTTTCACCTGCTCCCGGGACGGGAGCACCACCTCGAAGGAGACCACTCTCACCGCGGCGGAGGCCGCCGAGAGGCTCTTCCATCCCCTGGCCACACACTTTGCCGAGCGGTACACCGACGACCTTCCCGGACTGCTCAAGCGCAAGTACATCCGCGTCCTGGTGACGTTCAACCGCACGAACTTCTTCTTTAACGGCGAGAGGCTCTTCGGCTTCGAGTACGCCATGCTCAGGGACTACGAAAAATTCCTGAACAGGAAGATACGGCGGAGGGACCTCAGGGTGGTCCTGGACTTCATCCCCGTCTCCCGGGACCGGCTTCTCCCGGCCCTCCGGGAAGGCTACGGCGACATCGCGGCAGCGGGTCTCACCATCACGCCGGAGCGGGAGAAGACCGTGAACTTCTCCCGTCCCTACCTCACGGTGGACGAGGTCGTGGTCACCAACGGCAAGGTCAAGGGCGTGGAGAGCGCCGAGGACCTGGCCGGCCGGGAGGTCATGGTCCGCCAGAGCAGCAGCTATTACGAAAGCCTCATGAAGCTGAACGACGAGCTTCGGGAAAAGGGGCTTGAGCCCGTAAAGGTCATCAAGGCGGACGAGACCCTGGAGACCGAGGACATCCTGGAGATGGTGAACTCCGGGGCCGTGGAGATTACGGTCTCGGACAGCGATATCGCCCGTGTGTGGGCCCGCGTGCTGCACGGCATCAGGGTGCACGAGGACCTTACCCTGCGCGAGGGGGGAAAGATCGCTTGGGCGGTGCGGAAGGGGAACCCGGAGCTCCGGGCCAGCATCAACCGGTTCATGAAGAAGCGGCGGAAGGGCACCCTCGTGGGCAACATCTACTTCCAGCGCTATTTCGAAAACACCAAGTGGATAGAAAATCCCCTGACCCGGACCGACGAGGCACGGCTGGCCCGCCTGAGAAAGCTTTTCAAGAAATATGCCTCGGAGTACGGTTTCGACTGGAAGCTGGTCATGGCCGTGGCCTACCAGGAATCGAAGCTGAACAACAGAAAGCGCAGCAGTGCGGGGGCGGTGGGCATCATGCAGGTGCGCCCGGCCACCGCCGCCGACAGGAACATAGCCGTCGGAGACGTCAGCAAGCTGGAGAACAACATCCACGC is a window of Nitrospirota bacterium DNA encoding:
- a CDS encoding choice-of-anchor D domain-containing protein; the protein is MKRSFAGALLFLLVLSAGQGGYGENAKGAPDLAVSPSKHDFGVLGVPLESKTRVFTISNTGAAALVVSGIVLSDTANYSLDMNTGPDPCGSVTPRIAPGGHCTFAVTFYPQSQGILDASITVLSNDPDTPRMSVPLKGFGLLCYC
- the extI gene encoding selenite/tellurite reduction operon porin ExtI, whose amino-acid sequence is MNVINRKLLFSLLALAFFVGVSAETASAAAVLRVSDQSWLAVTYEMQLYFQYRDQGTGPDRGDDTTDIYFRRNRLGFRGQVTDKYGFVLQIEHQGDRSIDDIRVLDDPIDRFTVLDAFLYAKFYNALQLRVGLTKDPLVREHNEGCFFPLSIDRSLFVYTPLRRRSRDFGLLLWGNVYDNKIQYKVAAMKGLNRRDAPESSLRYTARVHLTLLDPENLPIYFGTYLGKKKVFTVGAGVQYQPDAVFGNVAAGTFPKDYLAWTYDIFFEYPVKSVGTFTASAAFLDIDFDDAYKGGDPDPFAVGIDGEKNGWYTKAGYMLPDKVGPGQVQFFGRYEEWKFAQLQGILDQKIDWYAAGLNYYLNGQNLRVSFEYSMNDFEKENPENQDFNTFTTMLQFRF
- a CDS encoding lytic transglycosylase F, which translates into the protein MALSRRLLGPGLLVLLSLVLFTCSRDGSTTSKETTLTAAEAAERLFHPLATHFAERYTDDLPGLLKRKYIRVLVTFNRTNFFFNGERLFGFEYAMLRDYEKFLNRKIRRRDLRVVLDFIPVSRDRLLPALREGYGDIAAAGLTITPEREKTVNFSRPYLTVDEVVVTNGKVKGVESAEDLAGREVMVRQSSSYYESLMKLNDELREKGLEPVKVIKADETLETEDILEMVNSGAVEITVSDSDIARVWARVLHGIRVHEDLTLREGGKIAWAVRKGNPELRASINRFMKKRRKGTLVGNIYFQRYFENTKWIENPLTRTDEARLARLRKLFKKYASEYGFDWKLVMAVAYQESKLNNRKRSSAGAVGIMQVRPATAADRNIAVGDVSKLENNIHAGVKYLAFLRDHYYSEADVAERDRVRFTLAAYNAGPGKIRKARALAARIGLDPNKWFRNVEIAALKVVGQEPVRYVSNINKFYVIFSLALARQNAGKGDVADARLTLPGTL